In Carassius gibelio isolate Cgi1373 ecotype wild population from Czech Republic chromosome B17, carGib1.2-hapl.c, whole genome shotgun sequence, a single window of DNA contains:
- the hectd1 gene encoding E3 ubiquitin-protein ligase HECTD1 isoform X6, whose protein sequence is MADVDPDTLLEWLQMGQGDERDMQLIALEQLCMLLLMSDNVDRCFETCPPRTFLPALCKIFLDESAPDNVLEVTARAITYYLDVSAECTRRIVGVDGAIKALCNRLVVVELNNRTSRDLAEQCVKVLELICTRESGAVFEAGGLNCVLSFIRDSGHLVHKDTLHSAMAVVSRLCSKMEPQDSSLETCVESLSSLLKHEDHQVSDGALRCFASLADRFTRRGVDPAPLAKHGLTEELLSRMAAAGGTASGPSSTCKPGRTSSGATPSAADSKLSNQVSTIVSLLSTLCRGSPLVTHDLLRSELPDSMESALQGDERCVLDTMRLVDLLLVLLFEGRKALPKSTAGSTGRIPGLRRLDSSGERSHRQLIDCIRSKDTDALIDAIDTGAFEVNFMDDVGQTLLNWASAFGTQEMVEFLCERGADVNRGQRSSSLHYAACFGRPQVAKTLLRHGANPDLRDEDGKTPLDKARERGHSEVVAILQSPGDWMCPVNKGDDKKKKDVKEEEEGSEPKGDPEMAPIYLKRLLPVFAQTFQQTMLPSIRKASLALIRKMVHYSSEVLLKEVCDSDAGHNLPTVLVEITATVLDQEDDDDGHLLALQIIRDLVDKGGDVFLDQLARLGVINKVSTLAGPTSDDENEEEAKPEKYDEPQEDAKEIQQGKPYHWRDWSIIRGRDCLYIWSDAAALELSNGSNGWFRFILDGKLATMYSSGSPEGGSDSSESRSEFLEKLQRARSQVKPVTTSQPILSTQGPTKLTVGNWSLTCLKEGEIAIHNSDGQQATILKEDLPGFVFESNRGTKHSFTAETSLGSEFVTGWTGKRGRKLKSKLEKTKQKVKTMARDLYDDHFKAVESMPRGVVVTLRNIATQLESAWELHTNRQCIEGENTWRDLMKTALENLIVVLKDENTISPYEMCSSGLVQALFTVLSNSVELDMKHDCKPLMERINVFKTAFTENEDDESRPAVALIRKLIAVLESIERLPLHLYDTPGSTYNLQILTRRLRFRLERAPGETALIDRTGRMLKMEPLATVESLEQYLLKMVAKQWYDFDRSSFIFVRKLREGQSFIFRHQHDFDENGIVYWIGTNAKTAYEWVNPAAYGLVVVTSSEGRNLPYGRLEDILSRDSSALNCHTNDDKNAWFAIDLGLWVIPSAYTLRHARGYGRSALRNWVFQVSKDGQNWMTLYTHVDDSSLNEPGSTATWPLDPSKDEKQGWRHIRIKQMGKNASGQTHYLSLSGLEIYGTVTGVCEDQLGKAVKEAEANLRRQRRLFRSQVMKYIVPGARVVRGIDWKWRDQDGNPAGEGTVTGEAHNGWIDVTWDAGGSNSYRMGAEGKFDLKLAPGYDPESAPSPKPVSSTVAGTPQSWSSLVKNNCPDKGGSSSIAGASSSSRKGSSSSVCSVASSSDISLSSTRVERRVESLLEQGIGIVGGPLGAEGQEPIVVLSTAEAGSASSTSTLTADTGSESGDRKTPAPDGTSRQSAESTAISMGIVSVSSPDVSSVSESSSKDAASQRPLCSATSARLSVSSLLAAGAPMSSSASVPNLSSREASLMESFVRRAPNMSRTNATNNMNLSRSSSDNNTNTLGRNVMSTATSPLMGAQSFPNLTTTGTTSTVTMSTSIVTSSNNVATATTGLSVGQLLSNTLTTSLTSTSSESDTGQEAEFSLYDFLDSCRANTLLAELDDEEDLPEPDDDDDENEDDNQEEQEYEEVLEEEEYETKGGRRRTWDDDFVLKRQFSALVPAFDPRPGRTNVQQTTDLEIPQPGTPRSEVQEEVECTPSPHLALILKVAGLGTTREVELPLNNYKSTIFYYVQKLLQLSCNGAIKPDKLRRIWEPTYTIMYRELKDSDKERESGKMDFCERGCRSSGLSSGTLSATQSCDILSAAREQAQAKAGSGQSACSVEDVLQLLRILFTIGGEPSSGRTLQEDVEELQFNASPEEFTSKKITTKILQQIEEPLALASGALPDWCEQLTSKCPFLIPFETRQLYFTCTAFGASRAIVWLQNRREATMERSRPSTTVRRDDPGEFRVGRLKHERVKVPRGESMMEWAESVMQIHADRKSVLEVEFQGEEGTGLGPTLEFYALVAAEFQRTSLGIWLCDDDFPDDESRQVDLGGGLKPPGYYVQRSCGLFPAPFPQDSDELERITKLFLFLGIFLAKCIQDNRLVDLPISQPFFKLLCMGDIKSNMSKLLYQTRVESDCHFSEIQSEASTEEGQDTYSVGSFDEDSKSEFILDPPKPKPPAWYHGILTWEDFELVNPHRAQFLKELKALSVKRRQILGNKSLSEDEKNTRLQDLMLRNPMGSGPPLSVDDLGLNFQFCPSSKVHGFSSVDLKPNGEDEMVTMENAEEYVELMFDFCMHTGIQKQMEAFREGFNKVFPMEKLSSFSHKEVQMILCGNQSPSWTAEDIVNYTEPKLGYTRDSPGFLRFVRVLCGMSSDERKAFLQFTTGCSTLPPGGLANLHPRLTVVRKVDATDASYPSVNTCVHYLKLPEYSSEEIMRERLLAATMEKGFHLN, encoded by the exons ATGGCGGACGTGGATCCGGACACATTGCTGGAGTGGCTGCAGATGGGACAGGGTGATGAGAGGGATATGCAGCTCATCGCCCTGGAGCAGCTCTGCATGCTGTTGCTCATGTCAGACAATGTTGACCGCTGCTTCGAAAC GTGTCCTCCACGGACGTTTCTCCCAGCTCTGTGTAAGATCTTCCTGGATGAGAGCGCACCAGATAATGTTCTGGAAGTGACAGCCAGGGCCATCACCTACTACCTGGACGTGTCCGCTGAATGCACCCGCAGGATTGTGGGAGTAGATGGAGCCATCAAAGCCCTGTGCAACCGGCTGGTGGTGGTGGAGCTCAACAACAGGACCAGCAGAGATCTGGCTGAACAATGTGTAAAG GTTCTGGAGCTGATCTGCACACGGGAGTCTGGAGCTGTATTTGAAGCGGGTGGATTGAACTGTGTACTAAGCTTCATTAGGGACAGCGGTCATCTTGTGCACAAGGACACATTGCACTCTGCCATGGCAGTAGTTTCTCGCCTCTGTAGCAAGATGGAGCCACAAGACTCTTCCCTAGAGACATGCGTGGAGTCCCTCTCTAGTCTGCTGAAACATGAAGACCATCAG GTGTCTGACGGAGCTCTGCGTTGCTTTGCTTCACTGGCGGACCGGTTTACACGGCGTGGAGTTGATCCAGCCCCATTAGCTAAGCATGGACTGACAGAAGAGCTGCTGTCCCGTATGGCTGCAGCAGGAGGGACGGCATCTGGACCCTCCTCCACCTGCAAGCCTGGCAGGACCTCTAGTGGAGCCACTCCATCTGCTGCAGACTCTAAACTGAGCAACCAAGTGTCCACCATTGTCAGCCTTCTGTCCACACTGTGCAGAGGCTCACCACTCGTCACACAT GATCTTCTGCGCTCAGAGCTGCCTGACTCTATGGAGAGTGCTCTGCAGGGGGATGAGCGCTGCGTGCTGGACACCATGCGGCTGGTGGACTTGCTGCTGGTGCTGCTCTTTGAGGGACGCAAGGCTTTGCCCAAATCTACAGCTGGTTCTACCGGCCGCATCCCTGGTCTGCGGCGTCTCGACAGCTCCGGGGAACGCTCCCACCGACAGCTTATTGACTGTATACGCAGCAAAGACACAGATGCTCTCATTGATGCCATTGACACCGGTG CATTCGAAGTGAATTTCATGGATGATGTAGGACAGACTCTCTTGAACTGGGCATCTGCATTTGGAACACAAGAGATG GTGGAGTTCCTCTGCGAGAGAGGTGCTGATGTCAATAGAGGCCAGAGGTCATCCTCTCTGCACTATGCTGCCTGTTTTGGCAGGCCACAAGTAGCCAAG ACATTACTGCGCCATGGGGCCAACCCTGACCTGAGAGATGAAGATGGGAAAACTCCGTTAGACAAAGCTAGAGAGAGAGGACACAGCGAGGTTGTAGCAATTCTCCAGTCTCCTG GAGACTGGATGTGTCCTGTCAACAAGGGCGATGACAAGAAAAAGAAGGATGttaaagaagaggaagagggcAGTGAGCCGAAAGGTGACCCTGAGATGGCGCCTATCTACCTGAAAAGGCTGCTCCCAGTATTTGCACAGACCTTTCAGCAAACCATGCTGCCTTCAATAAG AAAAGCTAGTTTAGCTCTGATCAGAAAGATGGTGCACTACAGTTCTGAAGTTCTACTTAAGGAAGTGTGTGACTCTGATGCTGGACACAACTTGCCCACTGTACTTGTGGAAATCACTGCAACTGTGCTGGATCAGGAG gatgatgatgatggtcaCCTGCTGGCACTGCAGATCATTAGGGATCTAGTGGATAAGGGAGGTGACGTGTTCTTAGATCAGCTTGCCAGGCTGGGTGTCATTAATAAAGTGTCCACTCTGGCAGGACCCACATCAGATGATGAAAATGAGGAAGAGGCCAAACCTGAGAAG TATGATGAACCACAAGAGGATGCCAAAGAGATCCAGCAGGGGAAGCCTTATCACTGGAGAGACTGGTCCATCATCAGAGGCAGGGACTGCCTTTATATCTGGAGTGATGCAGCTGCTTTGGAGCTTTCCAATGGCAGCAATGGTTGGTTCCGCTTCATCCTGGATGGAAAATTGGCCACCATGTACTCCAGTGGAAGCCCAGAGGGTGGCTCTGACAGCTCAG AGAGCAGAAGTGAATTTTTGGAGAAGCTGCAGCGTGCCAGAAGTCAGGTCAAACCGGTGACAACCAGTCAGCCCATCCTTTCCACACAGGGTCCTACCAAACTCACTGTGGGGAACTGGTCTCTAACTTGTCTGAAAGAGGGTGAGATTGCCATCCATAATTCAGATGGCCAGCAGGCCACCATCCTCAAAGAGGACCTACCAGGCTTTGTTTTTGAGTCAAACCGAGGCACTAAGCACTCTTTCACTGCAGAAACCTCTCTAG GGTCTGAGTTTGTTACTGGCTGGACTGGTAAGCGAGGAAGAAAGCTCAAATCCAAactggaaaaaacaaaacaaaag GTAAAGACCATGGCCAGAGATCTGTATGACGATCACTTCAAGGCTGTGGAGAGTATGCCGAGAGGTGTAGTGGTCACTCTAAGAAACATCGCCACACAGCTAGAGTCTGCTTGGGAGTTACATACTAACAGACAG TGCATTGAAGGTGAAAACACATGGCGAGACCTCATGAAAACAGCTTTGGAGAATTTAATAGTAGTTCTCAAAGATGAGAACACTATTTCTCCGTATGAAATGTGCAGCAGTGGTCTCGTGCAAGCACTTTTTACTGTCCTCAGCAAT AGTGTGGAACTAGACATGAAACATGATTGTAAGCCTCTGATGGAAAGAATAAATGTGTTCAAGACTGCATTTACTGAAAATGAAGATGACGAAAG CCGACCAGCTGTTGCCTTAATCCGCAAACTGATAGCAGTGTTGGAGTCAATTGAGCGGCTACCTCTCCACTTATATGATACACCAGGCTCAACATATAATTTACAG ATACTGACAAGGAGGTTACGCTTCCGCTTGGAGCGTGCTCCAGGTGAAACGGCCCTGATTGACCGAACTGGTCGAATGCTAAAGATGGAGCCGCTGGCCACTGTTGAGTCACTGGAGCAGTATCTGCTCAAAATG GTGGCCAAGCAGTGGTATGACTTTGACAGGTCCTCATTCATCTTTGTTAGGAAGCTCAGAGAGGGTCAGAGCTTCATCTTCAGGCACCAGCATGACTTTGACGAGAATGGAATTGTTTACTGGATTGGCACCAATGCGAA GACTGCATATGAATGGGTGAACCCCGCTGCGTACGGATTAGTGGTTGTGACTTCTTCCGAGGGCAGAAACCTGCCTTACGGCCGACTTGAAGACATCCTGAGCAGAGACAGCTCCGCCCTCAATTGTCACACCAACGATGACAAAAACGCTTGGTTTGCCATTGATCTTGGGTTATGGGTCATCCCCTCTGCATACACACTTCGCCACGCTCGTGGATATGGTCGATCCGCCCTCCGGAATTGGGTATTTCAAGTGTCCAAAGATGGTCAGAACTGGATGACACTCTACACCCATGTGGATGACAGCTCTCTCAATGAACCGGG GTCAACAGCCACATGGCCTCTGGATCCATCCAAAGATGAGAAGCAGGGCTGGAGACACATTCGTATTAAACAGATGGGGAAGAACGCCAGCGGACAAACACACTACCTCTCCCTGTCTGGTCTAGAGATCTATGGCACTGTTACTGGTGTCTGCGAGGACCAGCTAG GTAAAGCAGTGAAGGAGGCAGAGGCCAACCTGAGGAGGCAGCGCCGGCTCTTTCGCTCTCAGGTGATGAAGTACATTGTACCTGGTGCACGGGTGGTGCGCGGTATAGACTGGAAGTGGAGGGACCAGGATGGCAATCCTGCTGGAGAGGGCACTGTGACCGGAGAGGCTCATAATG GCTGGATTGATGTCACCTGGGATGCCGGTGGCTCAAACTCATATCGTATGGGTGCCGAAGGGAAGTTTGACCTCAAGCTTGCGCCAGGGTACGACCCTGAGTCAGCGCCATCACCCAAACCTGTCTCATCCACTGTTGCAGGAACGCCGCAGTCCTGGAGCAGCCTGGTGAAAAATAACTGTCCAGACAAGGGTGGCTCATCCTCCATAGCGGGGGCCAGTTCCTCTAGCCGCAAGGGTAGTAGCAGTTCGGTGTGTAGCGTGGCCAGCAGCAGTGATATAAGCCTCAGCTCCACCCGAGTGGAGCGCAGAGTCGAGAGCCTGTTGGAGCAGGGAATAGGCATCGTTGGAGGGCCCCTGGGGGCGGAGGGCCAAGAACCAATAGTTGTGCTTTCCACAGCCGAAGCAGGCTCCGCCTCCAGCACCAGCACTCTAACTGCAGACACGGGAAGTGAAAGTGGCGATCGTAAAACACCAGCACCCGATGGCACTTCAAGACAGTCGGCCGAGTCGACGGCCATCTCTATGGGAATCGTGAGTGTGAGCTCGCCGGACGTCAGCTCCGTTTCAGAGTCATCTAGCAAGGACGCTGCCTCCCAGAGGCCCTTGTGCTCCGCCACCAGTGCACGGCTCTCTGTTAGTTCACTTTTGGCAGCTGGAGCGCCTATGAGCTCCAGTGCCAGCGTCCCCAACTTGTCCTCTCGAGAGGCCAGCCTGATGGAGTCATTTGTTCGCAGAGCGCCCAACATGTCTCGCACCAACGCCACCAACAACATGAACCTGAGCCGAAGCAGCAGTGACAACAACACAAACACGCTGGGACGCAATGTAATGAGCACTGCCA CTTCTCCTCTCATGGGTGCGCAGAGCTTTCCTAACCTTACAACCACTGGTACCACCTCAACTGTTACAATGTCCACTTCCATAGTTACCAGCAGTAATAATGTAGCCACGGCAACTACAGGTTTGTCCGTCGGCCAGTTGCTCAGTAACACGCTGACGACCAGCCTGACCTCTACATCTAGTGAAAGTGACACAGGTCAGGAGGCTGAGTTTTCCCTCTATG ACTTCTTGGACAGCTGTCGGGCCAATACATTGCTTGCCGAGTTAGATGACGAGGAGGACTTGCCAGAGCcagatgacgatgatgatgagaATGAGGATGACAATCAGGAGGAACAGGAGTATGAGGAAGTTCTG GAGGAAGAGGAGTATGAAACCAAAGGGGGTCGTCGCAGGACGTGGGATGATGACTTTGTGCTGAAAAGGCAGTTTTCTGCTTTAGTACCTGCATTTGATCCTAGACCAGGCCGGACTAACGTCCAGCAAACTACTGACCTGGAAATCCCCCAACCAG GTACACCTCGCTCAGAGGTGCAGGAGGAGGTGGAGTGCACACCTTCACCCCATCTGGCTCTCATCCTGAAGGTAGCAGGTCTAGGGACAACACGAGAAGTAGAACTACCTCTCAACAACTACAAGTCCACCATTTTCTATTATGTCCAAAAGCTTCTCCAGCTCTCATGCAATGGTGCTATTAAACCCGACAAGCTTAGACGCATCTGGGAACCTACGTATAC GATAATGTACAGGGAGTTGAAGGACTCtgacaaagaaagagagagtggaAAGATG GACTTTTGTGAGCGTGGCTGCAGATCTTCAGGCCTGAGTTCAGGGACGTTGTCCGCCACGCAGAGTTGTGACATCCTGAGTGCTGCACGCGAGCAAGCTCAGGCCAAGGCAGGCTCAGGACAGAGTGCCTGCAGCGTAGAGGACGTACTGCAGCTCTTGCGCATCCTCTTTACCATTGGAGGAGAACCCTCATCCGGCCGCACACTACAGGAAG ATGTGGAAGAGCTGCAGTTCAATGCATCACCTGAGGAATTCACCAGCAAAAAAATTACAACCAAAATCCTGCAGCAGATTGAG GAGCCACTGGCCCTGGCTAGCGGGGCTCTCCCAGACTGGTGTGAACAGTTAACCAGCAAGTGTCCTTTCCTCATACCATTTGAAACCCGGCAGCTTTATTTTACCTGCACTGCATTCGGAGCCTCCAG GGCTATTGTCTGGCTCCAGAACCGAAGAGAAGCCACTATGGAACGTTCCCGGCCATCCACAACGGTTCGCCGTGATGATCCTGGCGAGTTTCGTGTAGGTCGGCTCAAGCATGAGCGTGTCAAGGTGCCTCGCGGAGAGAGCATGATGGAGTGGGCTGAGAGTGTGATGCAGATACATGCTGACAGAAAGTCTGTACTGGAG GTGGAGTTCCAGGGGGAGGAGGGCACTGGTCTTGGACCCACCCTGGAGTTCTATGCTCTTGTCGCTGCAGAGTTCCAGAGGACTTCCCTTGGTATCTGGCTCTGTGATGACGACTTCCCAGATGATGAGTCACGTCAA GTGGATCTGGGTGGTGGCTTGAAACCACCAGGCTATTATGTGCAACGTTCCTGCGGCCTTTTCCCTGCTCCCTTCCCTCAGGACAGTGATGAACTGGAGCGTATCACCAAGCTTTTCCTGTTTCTTGGCATCTTTCTGGCCAAATGCATCCAGGACAACCGGCTAGTGGATCTGCCCATATCCCAGCCTTTCTTCAAACTGCTCTGTATGGGCGACATCAAAAGCAACATGAGCAAGCTACTTTATCAAACTCGTGTCGAGTCGGACTGCCACTTCTCTGAAATCCAGTCCGAAGCTTCCACAGAGGAGGGTCAGGACACTTACTCAGTGGGTAGCTTTGATGAAGACTCCAAGTCTGAGTTCATCCTTGACCCACCCAAGCCCAAGCCACCAGCCTGGTATCACGGCATCTTGACCTGGGAGGACTTTGAACTGGTGAATCCTCACAGAGCACAGTTCCTGAAAGAGCTGAAGGCACTGTCTGTGAAGCGCAGACAGATCCTGGGCAATAAGAGTCTGTCAGAGGATGAGAAGAACACGCGGCTACAGGATCTCATGCTGAGGAACCCTATGGGCTCTGGCCCACCACTTAGTGTAGATGATTTAGG attaaatttCCAGTTCTGTCCATCATCCAAAGTACATGGATTTTCATCAGTAGACTTGAAGCCCAATGGAGAGGATGAG ATGGTCACCATGGAAAATGCAGAGGAGTACGTAGAGCTCATGTTTGACTTCTGCATGCACACAGGAATCCAGAAGCAAATGGAAGCCTTTAGAG AGGGCTTTAACAAGGTGTTTCCTATGGAGAAGCTCAGCTCATTTAGTCATAAAGAGGTGCAGATGATCTTGTGTGGCAACCAGTCTCCATCCTGGACCGCTGAAGACATTGTTAACTACACAGAACCTAAACTTGGCTACACACGGGACAG TCCTGGTTTCTTGCGCTTTGTGCGAGTGCTGTGTGGAATGTCCTCGGATGAGAGGAAAGCCTTCCTCCAATTCACCACAGGCTGCTCGACCCTGCCCCCTGGTGGACTGGCCAACCTCCATCCACGTCTCACAGTAGTCCGGAAG GTTGATGCAACCGATGCCAGCTACCCTTCAGTTAACACATGTGTGCACTACTTGAAGTTGCCGGAATACTCCTCCGAAGAGATCATGAGAGAGCGCCTCCTCGCTGCCACTATGGAGAAGGGCTTCCACCTCAACTGA